GCCCATCCCGGCGATCGAGCCAAAGAGGGGGCCAAGCGAGGAGTTGATGTAGTAGTACCCGCCGCCGGCTTTCGGCATCGCGGTCCCGAGTTCCGAGATCGACAGCGCGTTGACCATCGCGATCACGCCGCCGACGACAAAAGAGACGACGACGACCGGCCCCGCGGCGTTGGCTGCCACGCCCGGCAGGACGAAGATGCCCGCGCCGATCATCGTCCCGATACCGATGGTCATCGCCGAGACCAATCCGAGGTCTTTCGCGAGTTCTTCCTCGCTCATGTGTCGTTGTGTGGTAGCGTTATCACAGGGCGCTCGACCTCGGTAACCAGCTTCAGCGTGGTGTCACCCGAGACGAATTGGATCAGGCGGTTTCCGCCCCGGGGCCGGAAGGCGACCGCGCTCGCGTCGATATCCGCCGCGGCTTCGTCGATCGCTTCGACGACATCCCGGGCGTACCCAGTGTAGTCGTCGGCGTCGGGAAAGACAGTTCGGACCGCCGCGTAGGATTCTTCGGCGAGGTCCCCGGATTGCTCGACGGGCGTCTTGTCCGGGACGCCCTCGCCCTTCTCGACGACGTGTATGGCCGTGACGCGTTCGGGATCGTACGGTTCGAGTGCCCGTGCCGTCGCCAGGGCGTCGTCTTCGTTGGCGACCGGCAGGAGGACGTGTTCGAGTAGCGCTCGATCGTCCGAACCGAGATCGACACTCATAGCTGTCCGTATCGTACCGCAGTACATAGTATTGGGCATTCGACTCCGCCGGGTCCTCGGCCGGTTATCCGAACAGCCGTTCCCAGAGGGATCGGTCCCGCTTCCGTTCGGCCATCAGTACCGAACACTCGACGTCCTCGATGGCGTCGATCAGGACCGAACCCCGGACGAGTCGATCGAGGAGTCCGCGTTCGGTCGCGCCGACGACCACCAGCGTGGCGTCCCGGGCGTCCTCGATGATCGCGGACTCGATGTCGCCGGTCTCGACGCGTAGCGTGGCGTCTTCCAGACCGCGGTCGGCGGCCCACTCTTCGAGGAACGCCTCGCCTTCGGCGCGATCTTCGGCGACGTGCAGCAGGGTCACGTCGCTGTCGTACTCCGCTTCCAGGAGAGCGGTCGTCGCGGCGCTCAACTCCGAGTCCGGGCCGCCGGCCGTCGGTACCAGGATCTTCGCCGGATCGAACCCGCGATTCCGGAAGACCAGGGTGTCACAGGGGACGTCCTCGGTGATCTCGTCGAGGGCTCCCTCGGCACGGCCCGGTGCACCGTGGGAATCCGGACCCCAGCCCATGACGATCAGGTCCGCGTCGTGGGTTTTCGCGGCGTCGAAGATCTCGCCGAAGGAGCGATGAGAGAGGATCGTGTGAGTTTCGACGGGGACGCCATGTGTCGTGGCGTCCTGCTGGGCCGTCTCCAGAAGTGACTCGCTCTCGGCGTCGAGTTGATCGATGTGCTCGGCGCCGTACTCTAAGGAGGTCTGATCCGGGACGGTGACGATATGTGTCGCGACGACGGTCCCGCCGCGCTGGCGGGCAATCGCACTCGCCAGCGAGA
The sequence above is drawn from the Halorhabdus sp. CBA1104 genome and encodes:
- a CDS encoding universal stress protein, which produces MSVDLGSDDRALLEHVLLPVANEDDALATARALEPYDPERVTAIHVVEKGEGVPDKTPVEQSGDLAEESYAAVRTVFPDADDYTGYARDVVEAIDEAAADIDASAVAFRPRGGNRLIQFVSGDTTLKLVTEVERPVITLPHNDT